From the Limanda limanda chromosome 2, fLimLim1.1, whole genome shotgun sequence genome, one window contains:
- the LOC133028358 gene encoding GRB2-related adapter protein-like isoform X1 — protein sequence MEAVALFSFTASAADEIGFQKGDIIKVTEMEDDLSWVTAEIQGKRGYIPENYISLFPHRWFAGRVSRLEAEQRLRWQEAGVFLVRESESAPGEFSVSVSYGDRVEHFRVLEGGGQYCIWDETFGSLNRLVDFYRTHSIAVEKLICLIDRPPSPRQVSNPGYNPYPNPYKSSSQESLPSARLYSQPQREAAPVKPCVAHALCDYTPHQAGHLHFLRGDVIDLLECSGSATWKGRCRGRVGVFPPQYVQLLYH from the exons ATGGAGGCGGTggctcttttctctttcacagcatcagcagcagacGAGATCGGTTTCCAGAAAGGGGACATCAtcaag GTGACAGAAATGGAAGATGATTTGAGTTGGGTCACAGCCGAGATTCAGGGGAAACGTGGATACATCCCTGAAAACTACATTTCCCTCTTTCCTCATCG GTGGTTCGCAGGACGGGTGTCGAGACTTGAGGCTGAGCAGCGTCTGCGCTGGCAGGAGGCCGGAGTGTTCCTTGTGAGGGAGAGTGAATCCGCTCCGGGGgagttttctgtctctgtcag CTACGGCGACAGGGTGGAACATTTCCGCGTCCTGGAGGGCGGCGGGCAGTACTGCATCTGGGACGAGACGTTCGGCTCCCTCAACCGTTTGGTGGATTTCTACAGAACTCACAGCATCGCCGTGGAGAAACTCATCTGCCTCATAGACCGTCCCCCGTCCCCTCGCCAGGTGTCCAACCCTGGATACAACCCCTACCCAAACCCTTATAAAAGCAGCTCTCAGGAATCCCTCCCATCGGCCCGTCTCTACTCGCAGCCCCAGAGAGAAGCGGCTCCGGTG AAACCTTGTGTGGCTCACGCCCTCTGTGACTACACCCCCCATCAAGCCGGGCACCTCCACTTCCTGCGTGGCGACGTCATTGACCTGCTGGAGTGCTCCGGCTCGGCGACGTGGAAGGGACGCTGCCGAGGCCGAGTCGGCGTCTTCCCACCGCAATACGTCCAGCTGCTGTACCACTGA
- the LOC133028358 gene encoding GRB2-related adapter protein-like isoform X2, translated as MEAVALFSFTASAADEIGFQKGDIIKVTEMEDDLSWVTAEIQGKRGYIPENYISLFPHRWFAGRVSRLEAEQRLRWQEAGVFLVRESESAPGEFSVSVSYGDRVEHFRVLEGGGQYCIWDETFGSLNRLVDFYRTHSIAVEKLICLIDRPPSPRQKPCVAHALCDYTPHQAGHLHFLRGDVIDLLECSGSATWKGRCRGRVGVFPPQYVQLLYH; from the exons ATGGAGGCGGTggctcttttctctttcacagcatcagcagcagacGAGATCGGTTTCCAGAAAGGGGACATCAtcaag GTGACAGAAATGGAAGATGATTTGAGTTGGGTCACAGCCGAGATTCAGGGGAAACGTGGATACATCCCTGAAAACTACATTTCCCTCTTTCCTCATCG GTGGTTCGCAGGACGGGTGTCGAGACTTGAGGCTGAGCAGCGTCTGCGCTGGCAGGAGGCCGGAGTGTTCCTTGTGAGGGAGAGTGAATCCGCTCCGGGGgagttttctgtctctgtcag CTACGGCGACAGGGTGGAACATTTCCGCGTCCTGGAGGGCGGCGGGCAGTACTGCATCTGGGACGAGACGTTCGGCTCCCTCAACCGTTTGGTGGATTTCTACAGAACTCACAGCATCGCCGTGGAGAAACTCATCTGCCTCATAGACCGTCCCCCGTCCCCTCGCCAG AAACCTTGTGTGGCTCACGCCCTCTGTGACTACACCCCCCATCAAGCCGGGCACCTCCACTTCCTGCGTGGCGACGTCATTGACCTGCTGGAGTGCTCCGGCTCGGCGACGTGGAAGGGACGCTGCCGAGGCCGAGTCGGCGTCTTCCCACCGCAATACGTCCAGCTGCTGTACCACTGA